The stretch of DNA acattttaaatttatttttagagtGATAAGTACATTATTATCCAAACAGATTAAATAAGCTTGCAACAATTGAACATTTACTTTAGCAGaacatcttttatttttttaataatttctacaaaaaaaaataatttaaaaaaaaaaaaagagaattacAAACCTTAGGGATGACAAATATTGCTTGTTCATCTACCCTCAGTTCTCGAATGCCAAAGTCAAGCCCTGCATGCATGTGGAtatttgcatttaattataagaaacatttacactataaaatattattacaaaaatTAGTGTAATCctataataataatcatttacAGTAATTaatgtgttttattattattattattattattattttgtaatggGTATTAAATTTTTACCTTTACCAAAATCATGTTTGGTGCCGATAACAAGGTCAGCTGTAACATCATCCTTTGATCCTTTCACTTTTTGCTTTTGGTTATAGATTGTATACCTTATAGTCACCTATCATATATTCAAAGAAAAtaagactatatatatatatatatatatatatttgtcaaatatatatataattaatgtttTGTACGtatatagctatatatatatataccttctGATTGACATGTGGATGACTCTGACCTTGACCATAATATGGTAATAACTTCTTATAATACATCACAGAATTATCAACTCGAAGCTCCTTAAAATCATTAGTCAATAAGAGATTTTTGCctgcacaaaaataaatatatattaatcaatGAATACAATACTTATTATTCTACTAAAGATTGACAAAAAATGATatattgtataatatttttaattaagacaCTTAAAATATTTGTTGAAAAGAAAAGAcactaaaaatattattatttctaaaactagagttataaaaaattaaaaattataaggctaaagttataaaataaaaaactgtttttaaaaaacatcaACCACCAcgatttgggttttgaaaaacttcattaatttttttttttttcatttgttaAAACACAATGTAAGATAATTTACAGTAGTCAAATCATCAGAGTTTGAACATTTGGTATAAACAtgtatttctttaaaaatatataattataagatTCCGTTAAAGAGAGAACATAGATCTTATTAATTTATACATAAAaacattataattaactataatGATGATATATAATGAAGATATAAATAAATTCTGTATGTACATTATTATTAGCtccattttaaatttagataattTTAATGTACTATAATACAATGGAACTTCTATCCAAGAATATACTTAGGaccaaataaattatattctaattaaaaggttacactagaaaaaaaaaattaagaaaccaaaaaatatcaatgtaataataataacaataaataatcattaatactatatcataatagaaatattttagagtaaatataatttcatacatgtattataatttaaaataaaattattaatatatacttaaataaatttacaaaatacatgtatatattttattaagatgtaattattcttatatagaggtatactttgttaatacaggacttagaaaatgtataactaattacaatttagaggttatgcttatttataactggcccaaatcgggacttgattttcttataacaaattagagtgtattcttatatagagcTTCTActgtatatctatatatatatatactaaattattAATTGTAGCGTATTCGATAATAGTTTTAAGATAAGTAATAAAGAATACTATTACACAGTATACTTATTTTgaatttgatatatattatagtatCAAAAACCattaaatatacattttatattatatatatatatatatatttgatgatACAGTATTAAATTTGATATATGCACCAACCTTCAAATTTTGGAAAGATTTGGAAAGTGTTTGGATTAGATATCCTTCCAGCAGACGTAACAATACTATATTAcacaaaaataatcaaataaaatttagtaataatacaaatttcattatttgtgaattaaatatcaacataatatttatatatatacacataccgTATTCCTTGAATTGGCTTTAAAATTTGAAGCTTCCACCAAAATGAAGTAATGAAATTTAGAAGAGAATTTCCGAATCTCATGGTCATATCTTCTTTGAGTGTTGGTGTAGCAAAGAATTTCGTTAGGCTGATATTATAGTCAATAGCTTGAATTTGGAAAAAAGCTTGAAGCGAATAAAGAGGTGTCGCCAATCTCGATTTCGGTAGGAGGTTTGTACCTCTATTATTAATGTTGGAGTTTACAGAATTTGACAAACAAGAAATATTGCCTATTGGGATGTGAAAATGTATAGGattcatataattgtaaataGAATTAAGAAAGAGATTTGTAATAGGTTTTCTCATtttaaaagagagaaaataa from Cannabis sativa cultivar Pink pepper isolate KNU-18-1 chromosome 2, ASM2916894v1, whole genome shotgun sequence encodes:
- the LOC115721045 gene encoding uncharacterized protein LOC115721045 isoform X1 codes for the protein MRKPITNLFLNSIYNYMNPIHFHIPIGNISCLSNSVNSNINNRGTNLLPKSRLATPLYSLQAFFQIQAIDYNISLTKFFATPTLKEDMTMRFGNSLLNFITSFWWKLQILKPIQGIRIVTSAGRISNPNTFQIFPKFEGKNLLLTNDFKELRVDNSVMYYKKLLPYYGQGQSHPHVNQKVTIRYTIYNQKQKVKGSKDDVTADLVIGTKHDFGKGLDFGIRELRVDEQAIFVIPKKLWPAKMRGGIFNRDPDEYIVCYVTLNKIY